The Iamia majanohamensis genome window below encodes:
- a CDS encoding ArsI/CadI family heavy metal resistance metalloenzyme, with amino-acid sequence MSRLQLALNVTDIDEAVAFYAKLFDAEPAKRKPGYANFAIAEPPLKLVLIEGEGGGTLNHLGVEVDSGEEVRAAEARLADDGLATTGVDDTTCCYALKTETWVDDPDGAPWEVYVKTGDAEQMHSSSRSAEEGDACCAPAAGRESVALGSAPSC; translated from the coding sequence ATGTCCCGTCTCCAGCTCGCGCTCAACGTCACCGACATCGACGAGGCGGTCGCCTTCTACGCCAAGCTCTTCGACGCCGAGCCGGCCAAGCGCAAGCCCGGCTACGCCAACTTCGCCATCGCCGAGCCGCCCCTGAAGCTCGTCCTCATCGAGGGCGAGGGCGGCGGCACGCTGAACCACCTCGGCGTCGAGGTCGACTCCGGCGAGGAGGTGCGGGCCGCCGAGGCCCGCCTCGCCGACGACGGCCTGGCCACCACCGGCGTGGACGACACGACCTGCTGCTACGCCCTGAAGACCGAGACCTGGGTCGACGACCCCGACGGCGCCCCGTGGGAGGTCTACGTGAAGACCGGCGACGCCGAGCAGATGCACAGCTCGTCCCGCTCCGCCGAGGAGGGCGACGCCTGCTGCGCCCCGGCCGCCGGGCGCGAGTCCGTCGCGCTGGGCTCCGCCCCCTCCTGCTGA
- a CDS encoding IS110 family transposase: MFVGVDWAEDHHDLCVVDTAGKVRAKGRVTDDLSGVARAHDLIASAVPDEVDEVDVEVVVGIETDRGLLVRALVTAGYRVLAVNPLSVDRYRDRARVSGAKSDPGDARVLADMVRTDAHQHRPVAADSDLAEAIKLVARSHQSAIWSRRRLANQLRSALREFFPAALVAFDDLTSADAIAVLGVAPTPEAAKGLSRSKIASALRRGGRQLNIDHRAEAIQAALRTEHLTQPPMVADAYGNIVASLVKVIAAHTTQIAELAEVLEAHFGQHPDATILRSLPGLGVVTGARVLAEFGDDPARYADARARRNYAGTSPLTVASGTRRTVRARHIRNRRLADALHWWAFNAITRSPGARALYDRRRTAGDTHSGALRVVANRLVAILHGCLRTRTPYDEATAWAHRNDLAA; this comes from the coding sequence CTGTTCGTAGGAGTGGACTGGGCCGAGGACCATCACGATCTGTGCGTGGTGGACACCGCCGGCAAGGTCCGAGCGAAGGGGCGGGTCACAGATGATCTGTCCGGTGTCGCTCGGGCCCATGACCTGATCGCCTCCGCAGTGCCCGACGAGGTCGACGAGGTCGATGTGGAGGTCGTCGTCGGGATCGAGACCGACCGGGGCCTGCTGGTGCGGGCACTGGTGACCGCTGGGTATCGGGTGTTGGCGGTCAACCCGCTCAGTGTCGACCGCTACCGGGACCGGGCCCGAGTCTCGGGCGCGAAGTCCGACCCCGGCGATGCCCGGGTGCTGGCTGACATGGTCCGCACTGATGCTCACCAGCACCGGCCGGTGGCGGCCGACTCGGATCTGGCCGAGGCGATCAAGCTGGTGGCCCGATCGCACCAGTCGGCCATCTGGTCGAGACGACGGCTGGCCAACCAGCTGCGCTCGGCGTTGCGGGAGTTCTTCCCTGCCGCCCTAGTCGCGTTCGACGACCTCACCAGCGCAGACGCCATCGCCGTGCTCGGAGTCGCCCCTACCCCCGAGGCCGCCAAGGGACTCTCACGCTCGAAGATCGCATCGGCGCTGCGCCGCGGTGGCCGCCAGCTCAACATCGACCACCGGGCCGAGGCGATCCAGGCAGCGCTGCGGACCGAGCACCTCACCCAGCCACCAATGGTCGCCGATGCCTACGGCAACATCGTGGCCTCGCTGGTCAAGGTCATCGCCGCCCACACCACCCAGATCGCCGAGCTGGCCGAGGTCCTCGAGGCCCATTTCGGCCAGCACCCTGACGCCACGATCCTTCGCAGCCTTCCCGGCCTCGGAGTCGTCACCGGTGCCAGGGTGCTCGCCGAGTTCGGTGACGACCCCGCCCGCTACGCCGATGCCAGGGCCCGACGGAACTACGCCGGCACCAGTCCCCTCACCGTCGCCTCCGGCACCCGCCGCACCGTCCGAGCCCGCCACATCCGCAACCGGCGCCTGGCCGACGCCCTGCACTGGTGGGCCTTCAACGCCATCACCCGATCCCCCGGCGCCCGTGCCCTCTACGACCGCCGACGCACCGCCGGCGACACCCACTCCGGCGCCCTGCGCGTCGTCGCCAACCGCCTCGTCGCCATCCTCCACGGCTGCCTCCGCACCCGCACCCCCTACGACGAAGCAACCGCCTGGGCCCACCGCAACGACCTCGCCGCTTGA
- a CDS encoding ArsR/SmtB family transcription factor → MSPHPQVVEDTDAVCCTTVTEAPLSEARAHELAHLHAALADPVRLRLLSLVAAAGELCSCDMTDPLGKTQPTVSHHTKILAEAGLIAGDKRGRWVYWSVVPARQDLVRRVLAD, encoded by the coding sequence ATGAGCCCCCACCCCCAGGTCGTCGAGGACACCGACGCCGTCTGCTGCACCACGGTGACCGAGGCCCCGCTCAGCGAGGCGCGGGCCCACGAGCTGGCCCACCTCCACGCCGCGCTGGCCGACCCCGTGCGCCTCCGCCTCCTCAGCCTGGTCGCCGCCGCAGGCGAGCTGTGCTCCTGCGACATGACCGACCCGCTCGGCAAGACCCAGCCGACCGTCAGCCACCACACCAAGATCCTCGCCGAGGCCGGCCTGATCGCCGGCGACAAGCGGGGCCGCTGGGTGTACTGGAGCGTCGTGCCCGCCCGGCAGGACCTCGTCCGCCGGGTCCTCGCCGACTAA
- a CDS encoding DUF5996 family protein gives MPEPASTTASGWPSLRVEDWADTRDTLHMWTQIVGKVRLVHAPFVNHWWHTTLYVSPRGLTTTAIPYEAGAFDMELDFVDHRLVVRASSGEVRTVALEAKPVADFHAQTLHALDELGIEAPIQATPNEVDPAIPFAEDHEHASYDPDAAQLFWRQLVQADRVMGEFRSHFVGKVSPVHFFWGAMDLACTRFSGRGAPPHPGGAPNCGDWVMVEGYSHELSSCGFWPGGGEEGAFYAYAYPEPDGFADHPVAPADASYSRENGQFLLPYEAVRTASEPDRALLDFLQTTYEAAAEHAQWDRAALEDDPGRWDHLR, from the coding sequence GTGCCCGAGCCAGCATCGACCACGGCCTCGGGGTGGCCGAGCCTGCGAGTGGAGGACTGGGCCGACACCCGCGACACGCTCCACATGTGGACCCAGATCGTCGGCAAGGTCCGCCTCGTCCACGCCCCCTTCGTCAACCACTGGTGGCACACCACCCTCTACGTGAGCCCCCGGGGCCTCACCACGACGGCCATCCCCTACGAGGCCGGCGCCTTCGACATGGAGCTCGACTTCGTCGACCACCGCCTCGTGGTCCGGGCCAGCAGCGGGGAGGTGCGGACGGTGGCGCTGGAGGCCAAGCCGGTGGCCGACTTCCACGCCCAGACGCTGCACGCCCTGGACGAGCTGGGCATCGAGGCCCCCATCCAGGCCACGCCGAACGAGGTCGACCCCGCCATCCCCTTCGCCGAGGACCACGAGCACGCGTCCTACGACCCCGACGCCGCGCAGCTCTTCTGGCGCCAGCTGGTCCAGGCCGACCGGGTCATGGGGGAGTTCCGGTCCCACTTCGTCGGCAAGGTCAGCCCCGTCCACTTCTTCTGGGGGGCGATGGACCTCGCCTGCACCCGGTTCTCGGGGCGGGGTGCGCCCCCGCACCCCGGCGGTGCGCCCAACTGCGGCGACTGGGTCATGGTCGAGGGCTACTCCCACGAGCTGAGCAGCTGCGGCTTCTGGCCCGGTGGCGGGGAGGAGGGCGCGTTCTACGCCTACGCCTACCCCGAGCCCGACGGCTTCGCCGACCACCCCGTCGCGCCGGCCGACGCGTCCTACAGCCGCGAGAACGGGCAGTTCCTGCTGCCGTACGAGGCCGTGCGCACCGCGTCGGAGCCGGACCGGGCGCTCCTCGACTTCCTGCAGACGACCTACGAGGCCGCCGCCGAGCACGCGCAGTGGGACCGCGCCGCGCTCGAGGACGACCCCGGCCGCTGGGACCACCTGCGCTGA